One genomic segment of Verrucomicrobiia bacterium includes these proteins:
- a CDS encoding protease pro-enzyme activation domain-containing protein codes for MITIGSLASPSPSSAAQPQTQALRQRHVPPITKKLTPLHRLDGGRHLDLTIGLPLRNHDQLTNLLQELYDPSSASFRHYLSADEFATSFGPSQQDYQAIVDFAKAHGLTVKRTHANRTLVDVSGSVADIEKAFHIHMQVYQHPMESRSFFAPDVEPTVDIATPILGISGLDNYVTPRAQIHPVRTAIQPLATPLGGGAGGGGGGGGGTGSGGSYIGYDFRTAYVPDLLQDGTGQSIGLFELTGYDPDDISDYESEAGLNAVPLQNVLIDNFDGDDTNLDYSIEATADIEMAISMAPGLDSVLVYEGPTPLYDAPDGTNAIQYEYTTAQINDVLNRMATDDLAHQLSCSYQMDINLSTVQIFEQFAAQGQSFFQASGDFGAFPGAIDEPSDDPYITVVGGTTLTTSRSTGAWSSEVVWLTPASEDPLFGNMPEEASGGGVSLVYPIPVWQQGISMTANQGSTTMRNLPDVALVANNVDVVWGNDFIFESFDLPEAGTSVAAPLWAGFMAMVNQQAAATGHPPIGFVNPALYAIAKSSSYSSCFHDIIKGNNFSANNPSKYSATTGYDLCTGLGTISENLLQALLNPPAEKLVVTPPFGFTSIGPGGGPFSVTTQTYTLTNIGTAPLNWSLANTSRWLTASATSGTLNPGGVTIVTVSINSAANSFLITRQSGNISINNLTDGTTQNRQFDLYVGNGGFETGDLTDWNYAGDTNLIFALASDDVDVAGTNALDGEADILFVHSGIYGAYLGEYPDEGSLSQTVVTTAGQSYVVSFWLTCVPYQGETTPNDFTAKWNGSTLFAQTNLDAFGWTNLQFAVPATTSRTTLEYDFSNVPGAFGLDDITVEPIPPPMFQSVAMTPGNITLTWRGIANASYQIQSVASLGSLNWTNVSIPITASNNNMMSASEPIGTASQQFYRVVLMPPQ; via the coding sequence TTGATCACCATCGGCTCGCTGGCATCACCATCCCCATCCAGCGCGGCGCAACCCCAAACGCAGGCTCTCAGACAGCGCCATGTGCCGCCCATCACCAAAAAGCTCACGCCGCTTCACCGGCTTGACGGCGGCCGGCATCTCGACCTGACCATCGGTTTGCCATTGCGCAATCACGATCAACTCACCAATTTGCTTCAAGAACTTTACGACCCATCCAGCGCCAGCTTCCGCCACTATTTAAGCGCGGATGAATTTGCCACGTCGTTCGGCCCCAGCCAGCAGGATTATCAGGCGATCGTGGATTTCGCAAAAGCTCACGGCTTGACCGTCAAAAGAACCCACGCCAACCGCACGCTTGTGGATGTGAGCGGCTCGGTCGCGGACATTGAGAAGGCCTTTCACATCCACATGCAGGTGTATCAACATCCGATGGAGTCGCGCTCATTTTTTGCTCCCGATGTAGAACCGACGGTGGATATCGCCACGCCTATCCTCGGGATCAGCGGACTGGACAATTACGTGACTCCGCGCGCGCAAATCCATCCGGTGAGAACTGCGATACAACCACTCGCCACTCCCTTGGGTGGTGGCGCGGGCGGCGGCGGTGGTGGAGGCGGTGGAACGGGCAGCGGTGGAAGTTATATCGGTTACGATTTTCGCACGGCTTACGTTCCTGATCTTTTGCAGGACGGCACGGGACAATCCATCGGCTTGTTTGAACTGACCGGATACGACCCGGACGATATTTCCGATTACGAAAGCGAAGCCGGTTTGAACGCGGTACCGTTGCAAAATGTTTTGATTGATAATTTCGATGGCGATGACACCAACCTGGATTATTCGATCGAAGCCACTGCGGACATCGAAATGGCTATTTCGATGGCGCCGGGATTGGACAGCGTTCTGGTTTACGAAGGCCCAACGCCCTTGTATGACGCCCCCGACGGAACCAACGCCATTCAATATGAATATACCACCGCGCAGATTAACGACGTGCTCAATCGCATGGCCACGGACGATCTCGCCCATCAATTAAGCTGCTCCTACCAGATGGACATTAATCTTTCGACGGTGCAAATTTTCGAGCAGTTCGCCGCGCAAGGCCAAAGCTTTTTTCAAGCCAGCGGAGATTTTGGAGCGTTTCCCGGCGCGATTGATGAACCGTCGGATGATCCTTACATTACGGTAGTGGGAGGGACCACGCTGACGACATCCCGTTCTACGGGCGCATGGAGTTCCGAGGTAGTGTGGCTCACGCCGGCTTCCGAAGATCCTCTTTTCGGAAATATGCCCGAGGAAGCTTCCGGTGGTGGCGTCAGTCTTGTTTACCCGATCCCGGTTTGGCAACAAGGCATCAGCATGACGGCCAACCAAGGCTCAACGACCATGCGCAATTTGCCGGACGTCGCTCTCGTTGCCAATAACGTGGACGTCGTTTGGGGCAACGATTTTATTTTTGAATCGTTTGATTTGCCGGAAGCGGGCACGAGCGTGGCGGCTCCGCTGTGGGCGGGTTTCATGGCCATGGTGAATCAGCAGGCGGCGGCCACCGGCCACCCGCCGATTGGCTTCGTCAACCCGGCGCTCTATGCCATCGCAAAAAGCTCCAGCTATTCGTCCTGCTTTCACGACATCATCAAGGGAAATAATTTCAGCGCCAATAACCCCAGCAAATACAGCGCGACCACGGGCTACGACCTGTGCACCGGTCTCGGCACGATCAGCGAAAATTTACTGCAAGCCCTTTTGAATCCGCCCGCGGAAAAACTGGTCGTGACACCGCCGTTTGGTTTTACCTCCATCGGACCGGGCGGCGGACCGTTCTCCGTAACGACTCAAACCTACACCCTGACCAATATCGGCACGGCGCCATTGAATTGGAGTCTGGCCAATACCTCTCGCTGGCTCACGGCTTCCGCCACGTCCGGCACGCTGAATCCCGGCGGAGTTACGATCGTCACGGTCAGCATTAATTCGGCAGCGAATAGTTTTTTGATCACGCGTCAAAGCGGAAATATCTCGATCAACAATTTGACCGACGGCACGACCCAAAACCGGCAATTTGATTTATACGTCGGCAATGGCGGCTTTGAAACCGGCGACCTCACCGATTGGAATTATGCTGGCGACACCAATCTGATTTTTGCCCTGGCATCCGACGACGTGGACGTGGCCGGCACGAATGCGTTGGATGGTGAAGCCGATATTCTATTCGTGCATTCGGGAATTTATGGCGCGTATCTCGGCGAGTATCCCGATGAAGGCTCGCTCTCGCAAACCGTGGTCACCACCGCTGGCCAATCATACGTAGTCTCTTTTTGGCTGACCTGCGTTCCTTATCAGGGAGAAACCACGCCAAACGATTTCACCGCGAAGTGGAACGGCTCGACGCTCTTTGCGCAAACGAATCTCGACGCCTTCGGCTGGACCAACCTGCAATTCGCCGTTCCCGCCACGACCTCAAGAACGACGCTCGAATATGATTTCAGTAATGTTCCCGGTGCGTTTGGATTGGATGACATCACCGTGGAACCAATTCCTCCCCCGATGTTTCAATCCGTCGCCATGACGCCGGGCAACATCACGCTCACTTGGCGCGGCATCGCGAACGCCTCTTATCAAATCCAGTCGGTTGCCAGCTTGGGCAGTTTGAATTGGACGAATGTCTCCATTCCCATCACCGCCAGCAATAATAATATGATGAGCGCATCTGAGCCGATCGGAACCGCATCGCAACAATTTTATCGAGTCGTCCTGATGCCGCCCCAATAA
- a CDS encoding PQQ-dependent sugar dehydrogenase — translation MKIVSGLASFIFIVSVSAGWAQNHQAPDPKALADFAMANTGNADNGRRIFLDGNRVLCIKCHTIDGTGKLAGPDLSAIGDKFPRRELIRSILEPSSTIAVGYGTSIITTKDGEEHQGILKQAENNWVELMGMEGKTERIATGDIKGERTSPVSLMPEGLVATLKPQEFSDLVAFLESLHMRVSGQVQSPAMPEIIPQAKHDVELKPFFSADVHFKLPVWFGEVPGFTNRFVVLEHAGKSWLITRTAQGDEQSSLLDLSSEVRFGGATGLLGLAFHPHFSENHKYYLKYQVLRNDRIVTVLMERQFRPDFSGDAGVPPREVLAIEGVTQDHNGGCIAFGPDGYLYLGMGDTGPQRDPQGHAQDLSLLLGKILRIDVEHQENGRNYAIPKDNPFVGRANVRPEIWAYGFREPWRFTFDSVTGDLWVGDVGQDSFEEVTMPRAGENHGWNVYEGVTPYSDSFRQPGEKYIPPVFSYSHHKGVSITGGYVYHGEQAPLMAGRYICGDFQTQRIWALTQTDRTLTSVVEIGRSPSRFAAFGQDSAGELYIAGYDSGLIYKLDLSQVNPAPREVKVIAQTSEHEPVLWRYTIQSPASGWENAAFDDSPWKISSGGFGTQGTPGAIVRSEWRTGDIWLRREFDYANSIRDSKLGSLILRIHHDEDVEVYLNGVEIAHEPHWTSGYVELPLSKAGDALRNGRNLLAIHCHQNTGGQYIDAGLFEAEGD, via the coding sequence ATGAAAATAGTTTCCGGGTTGGCGTCGTTTATTTTTATTGTCTCCGTATCGGCCGGTTGGGCGCAAAACCATCAAGCGCCTGATCCGAAGGCGTTGGCGGATTTTGCGATGGCCAATACTGGCAACGCCGACAATGGCCGCCGGATTTTTTTGGACGGCAACCGCGTGCTCTGTATCAAGTGTCACACGATTGACGGCACGGGCAAGTTGGCCGGGCCGGATTTGTCGGCGATCGGTGATAAATTTCCCAGGCGCGAGTTGATCCGATCCATCCTTGAACCGTCCTCGACGATCGCGGTGGGCTACGGCACTTCGATCATCACGACCAAAGATGGGGAAGAGCACCAGGGAATTCTCAAACAGGCGGAGAATAACTGGGTCGAATTAATGGGCATGGAAGGCAAGACGGAACGCATCGCCACCGGCGACATCAAGGGCGAACGCACGAGTCCGGTTTCGCTGATGCCGGAAGGTTTGGTGGCGACGCTGAAGCCGCAGGAATTTTCCGATCTGGTTGCTTTTCTCGAATCGCTGCACATGCGGGTGTCGGGACAAGTTCAATCTCCCGCGATGCCGGAAATCATTCCGCAGGCGAAGCATGACGTGGAACTGAAGCCGTTTTTTTCTGCGGATGTGCATTTCAAATTGCCGGTTTGGTTCGGAGAAGTGCCGGGATTTACGAACCGGTTTGTCGTGCTCGAACATGCCGGCAAAAGCTGGCTCATCACACGAACGGCACAAGGGGATGAGCAGTCGAGTCTTTTGGATTTAAGCAGTGAAGTCCGGTTTGGCGGCGCGACGGGATTACTGGGGCTCGCGTTTCATCCGCATTTCTCCGAGAACCATAAATATTATTTGAAGTATCAGGTTTTAAGAAATGACCGGATCGTGACGGTGCTGATGGAGCGCCAATTTCGCCCTGATTTTTCCGGCGATGCGGGCGTTCCTCCGCGCGAGGTGCTCGCCATTGAGGGCGTTACCCAGGACCACAATGGCGGGTGTATCGCGTTTGGGCCGGACGGATACTTGTATCTTGGAATGGGAGACACGGGACCGCAACGCGATCCGCAGGGCCACGCGCAGGATTTAAGTTTGTTGCTCGGCAAAATATTGCGCATTGACGTGGAGCATCAGGAGAATGGCCGGAACTATGCGATCCCCAAAGACAATCCCTTCGTCGGGCGCGCGAACGTGCGGCCGGAAATTTGGGCGTATGGATTTCGCGAGCCGTGGCGTTTTACTTTCGATTCAGTGACCGGAGATTTATGGGTGGGCGACGTGGGGCAGGACAGCTTTGAAGAGGTGACGATGCCGCGCGCGGGCGAAAATCACGGCTGGAATGTTTACGAAGGCGTGACTCCTTACTCGGACAGTTTTCGCCAGCCGGGTGAAAAGTATATTCCGCCCGTATTTTCTTATTCTCATCACAAGGGCGTGAGCATCACCGGTGGCTATGTCTATCACGGTGAGCAAGCGCCGCTGATGGCGGGACGATATATCTGCGGAGATTTCCAAACGCAACGCATCTGGGCGCTGACGCAGACTGATCGCACATTGACCAGTGTGGTGGAGATTGGGCGGTCGCCGTCGCGGTTCGCTGCGTTCGGGCAGGATTCGGCAGGTGAATTATATATCGCCGGATACGATTCCGGCTTGATCTATAAATTGGATTTAAGCCAGGTGAACCCCGCGCCGCGCGAAGTCAAAGTCATTGCCCAAACTTCGGAGCATGAGCCGGTGCTGTGGCGTTACACCATTCAATCGCCGGCCAGCGGCTGGGAAAATGCCGCGTTCGATGATTCGCCCTGGAAAATTTCATCGGGTGGATTCGGCACGCAGGGAACGCCGGGCGCGATCGTGCGCTCCGAATGGCGCACGGGCGATATTTGGTTGCGGCGCGAATTCGATTACGCAAATTCTATAAGAGATTCAAAACTTGGCTCGTTGATTCTGCGGATTCATCACGATGAAGATGTGGAAGTTTATCTGAACGGTGTGGAGATCGCGCACGAGCCGCATTGGACATCGGGCTATGTTGAACTGCCGCTCTCCAAAGCCGGGGACGCGTTGCGCAACGGCCGCAATCTTCTCGCGATCCATTGCCACCAGAATACGGGTGGCCAGTACATAGACGCTGGATTGTTTGAAGCCGAAGGTGATTGA
- a CDS encoding alpha/beta hydrolase: MNPTRIIFAGILSLLCLRAAAEERVVRLYDGPAPGSENWKQTEQENNSNYWKTRIVFNVANPTLTVFQPAAGKANGTAVVICPGGGFFALSIDREGYDVARWLNEKGVTGFVLKYRLVECKTDDPTKEIMTRGPLEEVAAPVVKLAVADGNAAIGYVRKHASEFGINPERIGIIGFSAGGTVAVSVAMNHTAETRPNFVAPIYPAYSMAIKGSGVPSDAPPAFIVAASDDPLGLAPQSVQIYQDWIAAEKTAELHLYSKGGHGFGMGVQHLPSDHWIERFNDWLEVQGFMKK; the protein is encoded by the coding sequence ATGAATCCAACGCGCATCATTTTCGCCGGTATTCTTTCACTTCTATGTCTGCGCGCCGCGGCTGAGGAACGCGTCGTCCGGCTTTATGACGGTCCCGCGCCGGGTTCCGAAAACTGGAAGCAAACCGAGCAGGAAAATAATTCCAATTATTGGAAGACGCGCATTGTCTTTAATGTTGCCAATCCTACGCTCACGGTTTTCCAACCCGCCGCCGGCAAGGCAAACGGCACTGCCGTGGTCATTTGTCCCGGCGGTGGATTTTTTGCACTCTCGATTGACCGCGAAGGCTATGACGTCGCGCGCTGGCTGAATGAAAAGGGTGTGACGGGTTTTGTGCTGAAATATCGCCTCGTCGAATGCAAAACCGATGATCCGACCAAGGAAATCATGACGCGCGGGCCGTTGGAAGAAGTCGCGGCGCCGGTGGTCAAACTCGCCGTGGCCGACGGCAATGCGGCGATCGGTTACGTGCGCAAACACGCATCCGAGTTTGGCATCAATCCCGAGCGCATCGGCATCATCGGGTTTTCCGCGGGTGGGACCGTGGCGGTTTCCGTGGCGATGAATCACACGGCCGAGACGCGCCCAAATTTTGTCGCGCCGATTTATCCCGCTTACAGCATGGCCATCAAAGGTTCGGGTGTGCCGAGTGACGCGCCGCCCGCGTTCATCGTGGCGGCATCGGACGATCCGCTCGGGCTCGCACCGCAAAGCGTCCAGATTTATCAGGACTGGATCGCCGCCGAAAAAACCGCCGAGTTGCATTTATATTCCAAAGGCGGACACGGCTTCGGCATGGGCGTCCAGCATCTGCCGAGCGATCATTGGATCGAACGGTTCAATGATTGGCTGGAGGTGCAGGGGTTTATGAAAAAGTAG
- a CDS encoding tetratricopeptide repeat protein, which produces MNWSFQKIGEVTLQVLSVGVILVFIVMWARRLRDPKAVAVRLAISLPLLAIVYFKILPLFQHGLSQVMIAGLFFLVAIGWLLAGLWVPAVTGFIGNLFGNLYDGGNQEIEAKPFFSVFNAKRLKGKYFEALAEIRAQLAKFPTNFEAQMLLAELQAENLNDLPGADVTVERICNQPEHTPLNIAFALNRLADWHLGITKDRETARQKLEKIQQLYPNSELALNAAQKIAHLADSDMLLASHDRQKLEVKKGVKYLGLHRGEDGRLKAPEVDQEKIAAEYVAHLEQHPLDTHAREKLAVLYAEHYHRLDLAVDQLEQMIQQPSAVARQVVGWLNIMADLQVKEGAGEEAVRATLQRIVDGYPSVAAAETARRRIDHLKLEMKRTTTRAGVQLGTYEQNLGLKRGAGGAK; this is translated from the coding sequence ATGAATTGGAGTTTTCAAAAAATCGGCGAAGTGACGCTGCAAGTTTTGTCCGTTGGCGTTATTCTTGTCTTCATTGTCATGTGGGCTCGCCGGTTGCGCGACCCCAAAGCGGTGGCTGTGCGTCTCGCGATTTCGCTCCCGTTATTGGCGATCGTTTATTTTAAAATACTTCCGTTGTTCCAGCACGGTCTCAGCCAGGTAATGATTGCGGGCTTGTTTTTCCTGGTCGCGATCGGATGGCTTCTTGCCGGGCTCTGGGTGCCAGCGGTGACGGGTTTCATTGGCAATTTGTTCGGCAACCTTTACGACGGCGGCAACCAGGAAATTGAAGCCAAACCCTTTTTCTCAGTCTTCAACGCCAAGCGTCTCAAGGGAAAATATTTTGAAGCGCTTGCCGAAATCCGCGCGCAGCTCGCCAAATTTCCGACGAACTTCGAGGCGCAGATGTTACTTGCGGAATTGCAGGCGGAAAATTTGAACGACCTGCCCGGCGCGGACGTGACGGTGGAGCGCATTTGCAACCAGCCCGAACACACGCCGTTGAACATCGCCTTCGCTCTCAATCGCCTGGCGGATTGGCATCTCGGCATCACCAAAGACCGCGAGACCGCGCGACAGAAGCTCGAAAAAATCCAGCAGTTGTATCCCAATTCGGAACTCGCATTGAACGCGGCGCAAAAGATCGCGCACCTTGCCGATTCGGACATGCTGCTGGCATCGCACGACCGACAAAAACTCGAAGTGAAAAAGGGTGTGAAATATCTCGGCCTGCATCGCGGCGAGGACGGACGCCTGAAAGCGCCGGAAGTGGACCAGGAAAAGATCGCGGCGGAATATGTGGCGCACCTTGAGCAGCATCCGCTGGATACTCACGCGCGTGAAAAATTGGCGGTGCTTTATGCGGAACATTATCACCGGCTCGACCTCGCGGTGGACCAGCTTGAGCAAATGATCCAGCAACCCAGCGCCGTCGCGAGGCAGGTGGTGGGCTGGCTGAATATCATGGCTGACCTGCAAGTGAAGGAAGGCGCGGGCGAGGAGGCGGTGCGCGCCACCTTGCAGCGAATCGTGGATGGCTATCCCAGCGTTGCTGCAGCGGAAACTGCGCGCCGCCGGATAGATCATTTGAAATTGGAAATGAAACGCACGACCACTCGTGCCGGCGTGCAACTCGGCACTTACGAACAGAACCTCGGCCTCAAACGCGGCGCCGGCGGGGCGAAGTAA
- a CDS encoding thioesterase family protein translates to MAYEFKVLRRVEFSETDMAGIVHYSNFFRYMETAEHGFIRSLGYSVVMNQFDPPVGWPRVKAECEYRQPLRFEDEVEIQLLVSAKKSKSLSYVFNFWKIKGEIREQVARGTITVVCVIRQADGKFSAANIPAAFADRIQVAPPELFT, encoded by the coding sequence ATGGCGTATGAATTCAAAGTCCTCCGTCGCGTGGAATTTTCCGAGACGGACATGGCGGGGATCGTCCATTACTCCAATTTTTTCCGCTACATGGAAACGGCGGAGCACGGCTTTATCCGATCGCTCGGTTACTCGGTGGTGATGAATCAATTCGATCCGCCGGTTGGCTGGCCGCGCGTGAAAGCAGAATGTGAATATCGCCAGCCCTTGCGCTTCGAGGATGAAGTGGAAATCCAACTACTCGTCAGCGCGAAGAAATCAAAATCGCTAAGCTACGTTTTTAATTTCTGGAAAATAAAAGGCGAAATTCGGGAGCAAGTGGCGCGCGGGACCATCACTGTGGTATGCGTCATCCGGCAAGCGGACGGAAAATTTTCCGCCGCCAACATTCCCGCCGCGTTCGCGGACAGGATTCAAGTTGCGCCGCCTGAGTTGTTCACTTGA
- the glp gene encoding gephyrin-like molybdotransferase Glp, with the protein MLELEAARERILSLMPPPQPERVPLEEAHRRILAEPIYSPHDLPPFDNSAMDGYAVRAEDLRALQVDSPIALRLIGRAAAGEMFDGEVVTGTCVRLFTGSAMPRGADAVVMQEDTHTDAASPETIFFLDAPRPWENVRFRGEDVKAGALLAAERTEVSAGHISLLAAAGVTEICAGRRPIIGLLATGSELLTAGQPLVPGKIHESNRLTLATLISDAGGTPKIFPLVPDSPGETRRAFETAFAECDLVVTSGGVSVGEMDFVKSAFEEAGGILEFWKIAMRPGKPFVFGRRGGKFLFGLPGNPVSAFVTFLLLVRPALLRWQGASSVGLPIHHGILAEAIVNPADRRHFMRVTVDGQGKVRGAGMQGSHVLSSLAAANGLLDVPAKTTWPAGAAVVVMRW; encoded by the coding sequence ATGCTCGAATTGGAAGCCGCCCGCGAACGCATACTCAGTTTGATGCCCCCGCCGCAACCGGAACGCGTGCCGCTGGAGGAGGCGCATCGCCGCATTCTGGCTGAGCCAATTTATTCGCCACACGATCTGCCGCCATTCGATAATTCGGCGATGGATGGTTACGCCGTGCGCGCCGAAGATTTGCGCGCACTCCAAGTGGATTCGCCAATCGCCTTGAGATTGATCGGTCGCGCCGCTGCTGGAGAAATGTTTGATGGCGAAGTCGTCACGGGAACCTGCGTGCGATTGTTCACGGGGTCAGCGATGCCGCGCGGGGCCGACGCTGTCGTGATGCAGGAAGACACGCACACGGATGCGGCATCGCCCGAAACGATATTTTTTCTCGATGCGCCGCGGCCCTGGGAAAACGTCCGGTTTCGCGGTGAAGATGTGAAGGCCGGCGCGCTGCTGGCCGCGGAACGAACGGAAGTTTCCGCGGGCCACATCAGCTTGCTCGCCGCGGCGGGGGTGACCGAAATTTGCGCGGGACGCCGACCCATCATCGGCCTGCTGGCCACGGGTTCTGAACTTCTCACGGCAGGTCAGCCACTTGTTCCGGGAAAAATCCACGAGAGCAATCGCCTGACGCTGGCCACGCTGATAAGCGACGCGGGAGGAACGCCAAAAATATTTCCGCTCGTGCCAGATTCTCCCGGCGAAACCCGGCGCGCTTTTGAAACGGCTTTTGCCGAGTGCGACCTGGTGGTGACTTCTGGCGGCGTGTCCGTTGGTGAAATGGACTTTGTCAAAAGCGCCTTTGAAGAAGCAGGCGGTATTTTGGAGTTCTGGAAAATCGCGATGCGTCCGGGAAAGCCATTTGTTTTTGGACGGCGCGGGGGAAAATTTTTGTTCGGGCTGCCGGGCAATCCCGTGTCCGCGTTCGTCACTTTTTTATTGCTCGTGAGGCCGGCGTTGCTGCGCTGGCAAGGCGCGTCCTCCGTGGGCTTGCCGATTCATCATGGCATTTTGGCGGAGGCCATTGTCAATCCCGCCGACCGCCGACATTTCATGCGCGTGACCGTGGATGGGCAGGGAAAAGTTCGCGGCGCAGGAATGCAAGGCTCGCACGTTTTAAGTTCGCTGGCGGCGGCGAACGGCTTGCTGGATGTGCCGGCGAAGACGACTTGGCCCGCGGGCGCGGCGGTGGTGGTGATGCGCTGGTGA
- the lpxA gene encoding acyl-ACP--UDP-N-acetylglucosamine O-acyltransferase, giving the protein MIHSTAIIHPQAKLDSTVRVGPYAVIDAGVELGAGCVVGPHVYLTGLSSIGEQNHFHAGCVIGDAPQDLKYRDEPTRLRIGGHNVFREHVTVHRSNKITEDTIIGSNCLLMAHSHVGHNSHLGDHVILANGALLGGHVTIGDRAFLSGNCLAHQFVRIGTLALMQGGSAISKDLPPYTIARGDNGICGLNIIGLRRAGLTAGERLELKRAYRHLFCSGQKLRDALAQAQKEFTGAPTKILMDFVAGTKRGLCADVRNAPGASDEEE; this is encoded by the coding sequence ATGATTCATTCAACCGCCATCATTCATCCACAAGCGAAATTGGATTCCACCGTGCGCGTCGGCCCTTACGCCGTGATTGACGCGGGAGTGGAACTCGGAGCGGGATGCGTCGTCGGGCCGCATGTTTATCTGACCGGGTTAAGCAGCATCGGCGAACAAAATCATTTTCATGCCGGTTGCGTCATCGGCGATGCGCCGCAGGATTTGAAATATCGCGACGAACCCACGCGCCTGCGCATCGGCGGGCACAATGTCTTTCGCGAACACGTCACCGTGCATCGCTCCAACAAAATTACCGAAGACACGATCATCGGTTCCAACTGCCTGCTGATGGCCCACAGCCACGTCGGCCACAATTCCCATCTCGGCGATCACGTCATCCTCGCGAACGGCGCCTTGCTGGGCGGACACGTGACGATTGGCGACCGCGCCTTTCTCTCCGGTAATTGTCTCGCGCATCAATTCGTCCGCATCGGAACCCTTGCCTTGATGCAAGGTGGTTCGGCCATCAGCAAAGACCTCCCGCCCTACACCATCGCGCGCGGCGATAATGGAATTTGCGGTTTGAATATCATTGGCCTGCGCCGCGCCGGGCTCACCGCAGGGGAACGACTCGAGTTGAAGCGCGCGTATCGCCACCTGTTTTGCAGCGGACAAAAATTGCGCGATGCTCTGGCACAAGCACAAAAAGAATTCACCGGCGCGCCGACAAAAATCCTCATGGACTTCGTCGCCGGAACAAAACGCGGCCTCTGCGCCGACGTCCGAAACGCGCCCGGCGCCAGTGACGAGGAGGAATGA
- the radC gene encoding DNA repair protein RadC, producing MSTSIRIKDLPDSERPRERLVAHGADALKNSELVAILLRTGMKGVSAIQIAEQLLQKFGTLDGLSRASLEDLRKIKGVGRDKAIALKSAFTLARRMVLEIRQEAPVLDNPESIADLLREDNRHYEVEHFQIVMLNTRRKLIRVDIVSQGTLDTLLVHAREVFKAAISANASAIILVHNHPSGDPTPSDADIKVTRDLIRAGQLLKIEVLDHVILGRRTKERPRDFVSLRELGYCGA from the coding sequence ATGAGCACAAGCATCCGCATCAAGGATTTGCCCGACAGCGAACGTCCGCGCGAACGCCTCGTAGCGCACGGCGCGGATGCGTTAAAAAATTCCGAGCTGGTGGCCATTCTTTTGCGCACCGGCATGAAAGGCGTTTCCGCGATTCAGATCGCCGAACAGTTATTGCAAAAATTCGGCACGCTCGACGGCCTTTCGCGCGCGTCGCTCGAGGATTTGCGCAAGATCAAAGGTGTTGGCCGCGATAAAGCCATCGCTTTGAAAAGCGCGTTCACACTGGCGCGCCGCATGGTGCTCGAAATTCGCCAGGAAGCGCCCGTGCTCGACAATCCCGAAAGCATCGCCGATCTTTTGCGCGAGGATAACCGCCATTACGAAGTCGAACATTTTCAAATCGTCATGCTCAACACGCGCCGGAAATTGATCCGCGTGGACATCGTTTCGCAAGGCACGCTGGACACCCTGCTCGTTCACGCGCGCGAAGTTTTCAAGGCCGCCATCAGCGCGAATGCCTCCGCCATCATCCTCGTTCACAATCATCCCAGCGGCGATCCCACGCCTTCAGACGCCGACATCAAAGTCACGCGCGATCTCATCCGCGCCGGCCAGTTGCTGAAGATTGAAGTCCTCGATCACGTCATCCTCGGCCGCCGCACCAAAGAGCGCCCGCGCGATTTCGTTTCACTCCGCGAACTGGGTTACTGCGGCGCCTAA